One Ostrea edulis chromosome 2, xbOstEdul1.1, whole genome shotgun sequence genomic region harbors:
- the LOC130051921 gene encoding rab11 family-interacting protein 3-like encodes MTNPSSSSCPHKSRCYSPSPLLPRQSSYSLSPLLPRQSMLFSVSSRDSPAILCLLSSQDSPCYSPSPPETVHAILCLPSSQDSQCYSLSPPEIVHAILCLLSSRDSPCYSLSPLLPRQSMLFSVSSRDSPCYSLSPLLPRQSMLFSVSSPPKTVNAILCHLSSQDSPCYSLSPLLPRQSMLFSVTSRDSSCYSLSPLLPRQSMLFSVSSQDSSCYSLSPLLPRQSMLFSVTSRDSPCYSLSPLLPRQSMLFYVSSRDSPCYSLSPLLPRQSMLFSVTFPPKIVHAILCRLSSQDSPCYSLSPPEIVHAILCHLSSQDSPCYSLSPPKTVHAILCHLLR; translated from the coding sequence ATGACTAATCCCTCCTCCTCCTCATGTCCACACAAAAGTCGATGCTATTCTCCATCACCTCTCCTCCCGAGACAGTCCAGCTATTCTCTGTCTCCTCTCCTCCCAAGACAGTCCATGCTATTCTCCGTCTCCTCCCGAGACAGTCCAGCTATTCTCTGTCTCCTCTCCTCCCAAGACAGTCCATGCTATTCTCCGTCTCCTCCCGAGACAGTCCATGCTATTCTCTGTCTCCCCTCCTCCCAAGACAGTCAATGCTATTCTCTGTCACCTCCCGAGATAGTTCATGCTATTCTCTGTCTCCTCTCCTCCCGAGACAGTCCATGCTATTCTCTGTCTCCTCTCCTCCCAAGACAGTCCATGCTATTCTCTGTCTCCTCCCGAGACAGTCCATGCTATTCTCTGTCTCCTCTCCTCCCGAGACAGTCCATGCTATTCTCTGTCTCCTCTCCTCCCAAGACAGTCAATGCTATTCTCTGTCACCTCTCCTCCCAAGACAGTCCATGCTATTCTCTGTCACCTCTCCTCCCAAGACAGTCCATGCTATTCTCTGTCACCTCCCGAGATAGTTCATGCTATTCTCTGTCTCCTCTCCTCCCAAGACAGTCCATGCTATTCTCTGTCTCCTCCCAAGACAGTTCATGCTATTCTCTGTCTCCTCTCCTCCCAAGACAGTCCATGCTATTCTCTGTCACCTCCCGAGACAGTCCATGCTATTCTCTGTCTCCTCTCCTCCCAAGACAGTCAATGCTATTCTATGTCTCCTCCCGAGACAGTCCATGCTATTCTCTGTCTCCTCTCCTCCCAAGACAGTCCATGCTATTCTCTGTCACCTTTCCTCCCAAGATAGTCCATGCTATTCTCTGTCGCCTCTCCTCCCAAGACAGTCCATGCTATTCTCTGTCACCTCCTGAGATAGTCCATGCTATTCTCTGTCACCTCTCCTCCCAAGACAGTCCATGCTATTCTCTGTCTCCTCCCAAGACAGTCCATGCTATTCTCTGTCACCTCCTGAGATAG